In Triticum urartu cultivar G1812 unplaced genomic scaffold, Tu2.1 TuUngrouped_contig_6562, whole genome shotgun sequence, a single genomic region encodes these proteins:
- the LOC125530791 gene encoding galactoside 2-alpha-L-fucosyltransferase-like gives VILRSNLYFAPGLFLVPRFEEELRWMFPASDTAFHHVGRYLFHPSNEVWQLITSYYTSYMASSFQEKIGLQITTFAWNPVPFEEYFKQVSACTTSQEKILPAVDTTPGVLHEAAASKAVLVSSEHPEYAEKLRSTYYEHATVTGETVSVLQPVGGGAGNLSRNQKAVVEMFLQSYCDVSVVSGWSTVGYVGHGLAGVKPWLLLAPRNQTAADQPCVQAASMEPCFHAAPSYDCRARKKGDLGAVLRHVRHCEDVGDGLKLFD, from the coding sequence GTGATCCTGCGCTCCAACCTCTACTTCGCGCCGGGGCTGTTCCTGGTGCCGCGGTTCGAGGAGGAGCTCCGGTGGATGTTCCCGGCGAGCGACACGGCGTTCCACCACGTCGGGAGGTACCTCTTCCACCCGTCCAACGAGGTGTGGCAGCTCATCACGAGCTACTACACGTCGTACATGGCCAGCAGCTTCCAAGAAAAGATCGGGCTGCAGATCACCACCTTCGCCTGGAACCCCGTGCCGTTCGAGGAGTACTTCAAGCAGGTCTCGGCATGCACGACGAGCCAGGAGAAGATCCTGCCGGCGGTCGACACGACCCCGGGCGTCCTCCATGAGGCGGCGGCGTCCAAGGCGGTGCTCGTCAGCTCAGAGCACCCGGAGTACGCCGAGAAGCTCAGGTCCACGTACTACGAGCACGCGACAGTGACCGGGGAGACCGTCAGCGTGCTGCAGCCCGTCGGCGGCGGCGCTGGGAACCTCTCGCGCAACCAGAAGGCGGTGGTGGAGATGTTCCTGCAGAGCTACTGCGACGTGTCGGTGGTGAGCGGCTGGTCCACCGTGGGGTACGTCGGGCacgggctcgccggggtgaagccGTGGCTGCTGCTGGCGCCGAGGAACCAGACGGCGGCCGACCAGCCCTGTGTGCAGGCGGCGTCCATGGAGCCGTGCTTCCACGCGGCGCCGAGCTACGACTGCAGGGCCAGGAAGAAGGGGGACCTCGGCGCCGTTCTCCGGCACGTCAGGCACTGCGAAGACGTCGGCGATGGCCTCAAACTATTTGACTGA